The Mannheimia granulomatis sequence CAGTAATACGGAAGGTATGACATGGCAAAGCAGTGAGTTAGATGATGAGCTGCTTAATTCTTATACGCAACTATCGGCAATTAAATATTCGAAAAAAATCAATGGGAAAGAGTATATTTTGCTCTCAAATGCTCATTCGAAACAGATGTGGAAACGCATTAACGGTAGAGTATGGATTGGCGAAATCAAGCCAGATAATAGTATTGATTGGCAAGATTATATTCAGATTACAACCGGCAATGAAACATTTGGCTACAGTAGCTTAGCGGAGTTACCGGATGGAAAAGTCGGACTTCTCTATGAAAAGGTAGGTGGAGAGATAAGATATGTTCGCTTAGAGGTTGAACAGATTCTAAAAGATGATAAGCTAGGTCAATACAAGCGATCATTTTTTAACATTTTTTGCAAATAAAAGGAAAAAACGATGAAATTAACAAAAATTGCAGTTTCAGTTGTAGCAATACTTGGTGTAGTTTCTGTAGGTGGCAGTTGGTACACAGGTAAACAAGTTGAAGAAAAATATCAACAACTGATTACTCAATCCAATGATATGTTTAAAAACTTTGCTAATGAATATGGTACTAAAGTTGAAATTAAAGATGTGCAGATTAATCGTGGCTTTTTTAGTTCTGATGCGAAATATCGCCTAGAAGTAGAAATGATTGATGGTGAAAAATTAGATTTTGTCGGTAACGATAAAATTCACCACGGTCCATTACCGCTTAACCGTTTAGCGAAATTCAACTTTGTCCCTGTGTTGATGAGTATGGAAAACCATATTCAATCTCCTGAGCAATTCAAAAAAGTTTTAGGGGAGAAATTAGGCTCGGGAGTGGCAAATATCAGTTACTCAGGTAAGGCTGAAGGAGAATTTACCTTCTCGCCAATTAAAGTGAGTAATGAGCAAGCTTCGATTGAAAGTACGCCAATTAAAATGGAATATAGCTACGACCAAAATGCTATAAATATGCTAAGTTCTATCACTTTAGATGACCTTAATGTAAAAATCGAAGATGGGGATTTTAACATTCAAGGTTTATCTTATGAAATCCAAACCAGTGATAGTCAAGGTTATACAAATTTAGGCTTAGGAAAAGGTGGCTCAAAAATCAAAGCGATTGAATTTAAATCTAAAGAAGGTGAGCTAACGCAGATTAAAGATATTGTAGCCAAGGGCGATAATGTCTTAAAAGGTGATCGCGTAGTTTCTTCTGCACAGGTACAAGCAGAAACTATTCAAATAGCAGGCGTTGATTTGGGTAAATTCAAAATGGATATGCTAACTGATTTTGATGCTAAATTAATGAATGACATTATGCCGGTACTTTCTCATTCTGACACTTTAGAGAATGAACAAACTGGTGAAATGGTATTGGAATTACTTTCAAAATCATCGAAATTCCATATCAATAATTTCTCATTAGAGAAAGCTAATGGTAAGTTTGATATTGCGCTACTTCTAAATTTGGCTCAATTCTCTCCACAAACTGCGAGTGACTTAAATACGCTATTAAAAGCGATGACATCGAGCAAATTTGCACTGAATGTAAATCGTGAATATCTCGAAGATATTATGCGTCAAGTTGCTATCACTCAAGAAAAATTAACGGAAGACGAAGCAAAAGCCAAAGCAGAGCAAGAAGTTAATACGATTTTTGGCAGCAGCTTAACGGGGATGTCTG is a genomic window containing:
- a CDS encoding YdgA family protein, producing MKLTKIAVSVVAILGVVSVGGSWYTGKQVEEKYQQLITQSNDMFKNFANEYGTKVEIKDVQINRGFFSSDAKYRLEVEMIDGEKLDFVGNDKIHHGPLPLNRLAKFNFVPVLMSMENHIQSPEQFKKVLGEKLGSGVANISYSGKAEGEFTFSPIKVSNEQASIESTPIKMEYSYDQNAINMLSSITLDDLNVKIEDGDFNIQGLSYEIQTSDSQGYTNLGLGKGGSKIKAIEFKSKEGELTQIKDIVAKGDNVLKGDRVVSSAQVQAETIQIAGVDLGKFKMDMLTDFDAKLMNDIMPVLSHSDTLENEQTGEMVLELLSKSSKFHINNFSLEKANGKFDIALLLNLAQFSPQTASDLNTLLKAMTSSKFALNVNREYLEDIMRQVAITQEKLTEDEAKAKAEQEVNTIFGSSLTGMSVVDGNNLKSELSINDGKVFQNGRELSEDEVQMALFMIMMGTGSLGK